Proteins encoded in a region of the Flammeovirga yaeyamensis genome:
- the ttcA gene encoding tRNA 2-thiocytidine(32) synthetase TtcA, with translation MTLTIEQVKLQKRLHRNVWKAIYDYQLIENGDKVMVCLSGGKDSYAMLEILLHIQSTKKFDFEIIAVNLDQKQPGFPEHILPEYLESKGVNFKILNKDTYSIVTEKLEAGKTMCSLCSRLRRGTLYTAAEELGVTKIALGHHRDDIIETFLLNMFFSGKLEAMPPIYKTDDQKHIVIRPLAYCKERDIEEYAQIKSFPIIPCNLCGSQPKLQRQMVKQMLKEWEKDYPDRSEVIFNSIKNVSPSHLMDKELYDYNLFKMIEPAIKS, from the coding sequence ATGACGTTAACAATAGAACAAGTTAAGCTTCAAAAACGCTTACACAGAAATGTTTGGAAAGCCATATATGATTATCAGTTAATTGAAAATGGCGATAAAGTAATGGTATGTTTATCTGGTGGAAAAGATAGTTATGCCATGTTGGAAATACTATTACATATTCAATCCACCAAAAAGTTTGATTTTGAAATAATAGCAGTCAATTTAGATCAAAAACAACCTGGTTTCCCTGAACATATCCTTCCTGAGTATTTAGAATCGAAGGGTGTCAATTTTAAAATTTTAAATAAGGACACCTATTCAATAGTTACAGAGAAGTTAGAGGCAGGGAAAACAATGTGTTCTTTATGTTCTCGTTTAAGAAGAGGGACATTATACACGGCAGCAGAAGAATTGGGAGTAACTAAAATTGCCTTAGGTCATCATAGAGATGATATTATAGAGACATTTTTATTGAATATGTTTTTTAGTGGAAAGTTAGAGGCAATGCCCCCAATCTATAAAACGGACGACCAGAAACATATTGTTATTCGCCCTTTGGCTTATTGTAAAGAACGTGATATTGAAGAATACGCTCAAATAAAAAGCTTTCCTATTATACCTTGTAATTTATGTGGTTCACAACCAAAATTACAAAGACAGATGGTTAAACAGATGTTGAAAGAGTGGGAAAAAGATTATCCAGATCGATCTGAAGTGATTTTTAACTCCATTAAAAATGTTTCTCCTTCCCATCTTATGGATAAAGAATTATATGACTATAATTTATTTAAGATGATAGAGCCAGCGATAAAAAGCTAG